AGCATGGAGAGTCCGTACATACCGGTGCGAGACTTGCAGAGACACCTACTGAAAATCCGGTCCGGGAAGCGTATTATCAAAGGTTCAACAGACAATACAGGGGACGTTCCAGTTGGGACCAGATCGCGGTTTTATACGGTGTGCGCGGTCTTAGTGACTATTTCACTGAAGTTACAGAGGGTAAAGGCAGGTTATCGAATGGGTATGCGTGGGAGATGAAACCCGGTTTCCGGTCTTATCTGGAAGTTCGGTTGTCGGATAGCGATTTTGTACGCATCATTGAAACTCTGATGATTAAACCGCCGAAAAGATAATCTCAAAAGCACGCCTACATATTTTCTGCTTGTCGTCGTGTAATCAGTTATGCTTTTGTGCTTCACAACGAGCATACAAACGGAGCACCCGTCACAATGGCAGACTTTTACACAATTGAGAAACGGGATGGGCGCTGGTGGTTCATCACCCCCGACGGTGCGCCGTTCTGGTCCATCGGCATGAACCATATCGACTCCGCTGCGTTGCGATATGTAGAATCGGATGGCGTGTGGAATCGCGAGTTCGGCAACAGCCAGGAACAGTGGCTACGCGCAGTCGCTGATGATCTGCGTGACTGGGGCTTTAACACGATCGGTTGGACCCAGGAAGTCGTGATTATCACCGAGGGCTATCACCGCCATTCGCGCTCCTTCACCTACGAGGAATACCAATGGGCGGATATGCCTTACTGCCATCTGTTACCTTTCACCGAGGCGCATCAGTGGCAAGTTGAGGTCCGTATGCCCGACCTGATGCGTTCCGATTTCGAGGAATGGTGCGACTACGTCGCCCGCGACGAATGCGCACGCCTGCGCGACGATCCCAAACTTATCGGCTATTTTTACTGCGATTGTCCGCAGTGGGTGCACACCTCGCCTGCAACGAAGTGGCGTGGATCATTAGTCGATCCAGGTCTTCTCGAATCGGAGGCGGGACGC
This genomic window from Candidatus Poribacteria bacterium contains:
- a CDS encoding agarase; this translates as MADFYTIEKRDGRWWFITPDGAPFWSIGMNHIDSAALRYVESDGVWNREFGNSQEQWLRAVADDLRDWGFNTIGWTQEVVIITEGYHRHSRSFTYEEYQWADMPYCHLLPFTEAHQWQVEVRMPDLMRSDFEEWCDYVARDECARLRDDPKLIGYFYCDCPQWVHTSPATKWRGSLVDPGLLESEAGRRELSAIAERYYRVTHDAIRRYDPNHLILGDRWEANAVLPEEVVQAALPYVDVLSFQCFGTVGNIVTKMQRWAGFADRPVLLADAAGHIRSHSDTGWPPTADRLHDTDHYGQVMDALWDIPQCVGYHLCGAYIKNNARRYGFRDKANNQINETVAGIRAVNTEMQRRQNP